The Thermincola ferriacetica genome segment AATGAGCAATGACCGGATTGTGGTAATTGGGGGAGTTGCGGCAGGAATGAGCGCTGCCGCCAAAGCAGCCCGGGTAAAACCTGATGCCCGGATTACAGTTTTTACAAACGAGATTTACATATCTTACGGAGCTTGTGGATTTCCTTATTTTTTGGCCGGAGAGATTGAAAATGAAGCGAAACTGGTGGCCAGGTCCATAGAACAGTTCAGGGCCCAGAATATAGATGTTCGTGTAGGCCACGAGGTTTTAAAGATTAACCCTGCCGACAAAAAGGTTTCCGTTAAGAAACTGGGGACTGTTGAAGAGGTGGATTATGATAAGCTTGTCATTGCAACGGGAGCGTCGCCGTTTATTCCACCGGTAGAGGGAGTAAATTTGAGAAATGTATTTGTTCTTAGAAATATGGGTCATGCCATGGAATTAAAAAACTATATTTCCCGCGAAAAACCGAAAAATGCGGTAATAGTCGGTGGCGGCTATATTGGATTGGAAATGGCGGAGATGCTGCTGAAGCTCGGCTGTAAGGTAGCAATCGTTGAATTAGCTCCTCAAATAGTCCCTAATATGGATGAAGATATGGCAGCTATTCTGAAGGAATATCTGGAGAAAAACGGGGTAGAGGTATTTACTGCTGAGAAGCTGATGAGGATAGAAGGTCGGGAAGCGGTAGAAAAGGTAGTAACCGATAAAAGGGAAATAGTTTCCGAGATGGTACTGTTAGCTGTTGGAACTGTGCCTAATTCCAAACTGGCTGAGGATGCCGGGATTGAACTGGGTATCAGGAATGCCATAAAAGTGAACACCAGGATGGAGACCAGTATTCCGGACATTTATGCTGCCGGCGATTGCGCCACAGTAAGACATCGCCTTACGGGTGAAGATGTTTATATTCCCCTGGGTACTACAGCAAATAAGCAGGGGCGTGTGGCCGGCGAAAATGCAGCCGGTGGAAATGCAGAATTTGCCGGGGTATTGGGTACAGGCATAGCAAAAGTAATGAACATGGAAATAGCGCGCACAGGGTTAAGCGCCAGAGAGCTGCAGCAGCACGGCATAGAATACGTTGAGACAGTTATCCTGGCCAGAACAAAGGCCGGATATTACCCGGGTAGTGAAAAAATATATATCAAATTAATAGCCGGCAAACAGGATGGAAAGCTATGGGGAGCCCAGATTGTAGGAGGAGCGGGGGCCGGAAAACGGATAGATGTATTTGCTGCATGTATGCACCTGGGCGCTACGGTGGATGCAGTACAGGACATGGATTTGGCTTATGCGCCGCCCTTTAGTCCAGTCTATGATGCTATACTGGTCGGTCTTGCAGATTTACAAAAAAAGTTAAAACGAGTATGAACTTTAGTCTATAAGTTAAAAAGTACTTGTAAGCTGTAGAAAGATATGATACAATAACCGTTAGAAATACCCAGTGGGGGTATGGGGGGTGTAAATAGTTATGGTAAAGGTTTCTGAAAATGCATACAAGGAAATAAAAAAAGAAGTGGAAAAAGCCAATGCTCCATTCGTACGGATAATCTTCAACGGATTTGGCTGAGGCGGACCCCAGTTGGGTTTGGCTTTGGACAAGTCAGCTAATGAAGGAGACAAAATTGTTGAGAACAATGGTATTAAGTATGTTATTGGCAAAGATATTATGAGATTTGCATCCAGTTTTTATATCGATTACCGAAGGAGCATATTTGGCGGCGGCTTCCGCGTTTTTGCCGGTCAGGGCAACAATTCTTCATGCTGCTAAAGTTTGGTGAAATAATTAAGGTTTAAAAAGGGGCGCAAGGTTTCCTTCCGATTAAGGTCTGTCTGTTCCAATTCCCGTTGCAGGGAATGATGAAGGCGTCAGGGATACCTTGGGCCCTTTAGACTGATAATTAAGATCAAGAGAACTCCAGCGGCGCTTATGCATACGTGGTAAATAAAGAAGCTAAACCTTACATATTTTTGGATTTACTGAAAAAGTACTAAAATAGAAACGATGAAAAGCTGCATAAAAAAGAGCTTTAAATATAATAAGCGCCGGTGATAATATGGTTGAAACAGTTTTGGAATCGAAAAAAAATAACTTTTTATGGCTGGACCTTGTGGAACCGACGGAGGAAGAATTGCAGGATGTGGCCGGCAGATTTGGCTTGCACACTACTTCCCTGGAGGACTGTCTGGACCCGATTCACCAGCCCAAGTTTGAAAAAGTACAAAACACCGTTTTCATCATCCTGCGGGCTTACGATACCAGAAGTAGGCTGCAGACAGACAGTATCCATAAAATAACCAGGAAGTTGGCCATATTTTTGGGTAACAACTTTATTATTACCGTACACAGGTCAGAGTTGGATTTTGTCAATGAACTGAAAGATGAGTGGAAAAACCGGTGTGCGCGAGATGAGAAATCTGAATCTAACCTGATCATCCTGTTGGGCCTGGTTAAAGGGGCGGTCTATTCTTATTCTTTAGCTTTTGAAAAGTTGGAAGAAGCTATCGAAGGATATGAAGGAAAAATATTTACCAATGATGATACACCGGTGAATATAAAAGAAATCCATGAATTCAGGAGCAAGGTATCGGCAATTCGCAGAGTATTGAGACAGTTATATGATGTAATACTGAAAATTGATGACTATACCGATGAATTTGCGCCGGTTTACCAGGATATCAGGGAACGGTTGGAGCGGTACCTGATGCTGACCGATGCCCTGCGCGAAGCCAGCAACGATATATTAAATACGCATATTTCCTTAGCGTCGCACAGGACCAATGAAGTAATAAGGGTATTAACCATTTTCTCAGTCTTCTTTTTACCCTTAACCTTTATTGTGGGAATTTACGGGATGAATTTCAAATATATGCCGGAACTAAAAACTACTTACGGTTATCCGTCAACCTGGCTGGTGATGGTTCTGATTACGGCAGGAATCTACACCTGGTTCAAACGCCGCGGTTGGCTCAAATAAAGCATATAACATTGGTAAAGCCGGGAATTCCCGGCTTTACCTCTGTTGTGGGGCTGCAATCACCGACCGGGAAAATGAACAAAAATATTTAGAGGAAAAAGGAAATTATTATCGAAAACATTTCCTTATCAGGAATTCTCTTGAAGGAAGTGGAAACGGTGAAAATATGTCCAAAGTGTTTGGCCGAATATGACGACAAAGAAGCGCCGGGAGAAAACGATTTCTGTATCGAGTGTTATGGAGAATGTGTAGATGCCCAACTAATTGACAAAAATGTTTTTATGAAAACCACCGGCGAAGAGGATTTGTGGCAAAAAAAAGAAAAACTTAAGGTTTCCCACCTTGCTGAACGTTCTAAAAAGGTCCTGATGAACAGAATCGAAAAACTGATCGTAGAAAAAAGAGGAATGCCTTAGAATACGGAAAGGAACATTGCCTGATGAGGATAATCTCAACCAACCAGGATGTTTATAAATTAGCCCTGTATTTATATGAGCTACTGATGAATCAGGGACTGACGAAAGCGGCAGGTATGCTGGAGGATGTTATTGAAGCATGCTGGGCTACTTCTACGGAGGCCTTGCAGAATCACGGACAGGCTTTTGCATATATTTTGC includes the following:
- a CDS encoding FAD-dependent oxidoreductase, producing MSNDRIVVIGGVAAGMSAAAKAARVKPDARITVFTNEIYISYGACGFPYFLAGEIENEAKLVARSIEQFRAQNIDVRVGHEVLKINPADKKVSVKKLGTVEEVDYDKLVIATGASPFIPPVEGVNLRNVFVLRNMGHAMELKNYISREKPKNAVIVGGGYIGLEMAEMLLKLGCKVAIVELAPQIVPNMDEDMAAILKEYLEKNGVEVFTAEKLMRIEGREAVEKVVTDKREIVSEMVLLAVGTVPNSKLAEDAGIELGIRNAIKVNTRMETSIPDIYAAGDCATVRHRLTGEDVYIPLGTTANKQGRVAGENAAGGNAEFAGVLGTGIAKVMNMEIARTGLSARELQQHGIEYVETVILARTKAGYYPGSEKIYIKLIAGKQDGKLWGAQIVGGAGAGKRIDVFAACMHLGATVDAVQDMDLAYAPPFSPVYDAILVGLADLQKKLKRV
- a CDS encoding magnesium transporter CorA family protein, translated to MVETVLESKKNNFLWLDLVEPTEEELQDVAGRFGLHTTSLEDCLDPIHQPKFEKVQNTVFIILRAYDTRSRLQTDSIHKITRKLAIFLGNNFIITVHRSELDFVNELKDEWKNRCARDEKSESNLIILLGLVKGAVYSYSLAFEKLEEAIEGYEGKIFTNDDTPVNIKEIHEFRSKVSAIRRVLRQLYDVILKIDDYTDEFAPVYQDIRERLERYLMLTDALREASNDILNTHISLASHRTNEVIRVLTIFSVFFLPLTFIVGIYGMNFKYMPELKTTYGYPSTWLVMVLITAGIYTWFKRRGWLK